Genomic DNA from Gammaproteobacteria bacterium:
CAACGCGCCCGCAAAGTATCTATCGTAAGAGGCCATGTCAAAATGGCCATGACCCGACAAGTTGAAGAACAAGGTCTTGGGTTCGCCAGTTGCTTTGCAGCGCAGGGCCTCGTCAATGCAGGCACGGATAGCGTGACAAGATTCTGGTGCCGGGATAATTCCCTCAGCCTGGGCAAAAGTAACCCCGGCCTCAAAGGTAGCCAACTGCGGTACGGCCACGGCCTCGATCAAACCTTCGTACAATAGTTGCGACACCAATTGCGAATCACCGTGGTAACGCAGTCCGCCCGCGTGAATACCGGGTGGTACGAAATCGTGTCCCAGGGTGTACATCAACATTAATGGCGTATAGCCGGAGGCGTCTCCGAAATCGTAGGTGTATACCCCCTTGGTCAGGGTTGGGCAGGAGGTCGGTTCCACCGCCACTAAGCGAATATTTTTGGCTCGGGCCTCACCAGCCGCCTTGTCGGCCAGGAAGGGGAAGGCCACACCAGCAAAGTTAGAGCCACCCCCACAGGCGGCGAATACCATATCCGGGTAATCACCCACCTTATCAAATTGTTTCTTCGCCTCTAAACCGATGACGGTTTGGTGATGGCAGACGTGGTTAAGCACTGAACCCAAAGCGTAATTGGTATCGGTACGGGAGGCCGCGTCTTCCACCGCCTCGGAGATGGCGATGCCCAAACTGCCAGGTGAATTCGGGTCCTTGGCCAAAACGTCGCGACCAGCCTGGGTCATGTTGGTCGGACTGGAAAATACTTCAGCACCCCAGGTGTGCATCATCGAGCGACGGAAGGGTTTTTGTTCATAGCTCACCTTGACCATGTAAACCCGTACTTCCAGGCCGAACATCCGTCCGGCCAAGGCTATGCTGGAGCCCCACTGCCCGGCGCCGGTCTCGGTCGCGAGGCGCCTAATACCTGCCTGCTGGTTGTAATAGGCTTGGGGAACGGCAGTATTAGGTTTATGCGAACCGGCTGGCGAAACTCCTTCATTCTTGTAATAAATTTTGGCCGGAGTCCCCAGGGCTGCCTCCAATCGATGGGCGCGGAACAGCGGACTGGGTCGCCATAAACGATAGACATCGCGTACGGCCTCCGGGATGGGTATCCAACGCTCGCTGGACATCTCCTGCTCCAGCAAGGCCATAGGAAAGATGGCCAGCATCTTGTCTGGACTCACTGGATTGCCGTCTGGTCCCAGGGGCGGTGCCGGCTTGTTGGGCATATCTGCCACGACGTTGTACCAATGGGTAGGAATATCTTTTTCTTCCAACAGAATCTTAGTGTCGGACATATCTAGGTCTCGCAACTGTCGATGGATGGGGTAAACGTTATCTAGCCACCTGCGTGTCTACTACCGCCTAAGTTTTAGTCTGCGGTTCGCCATAGTCGATGATCTTCTCATGGGACTGCTCACTTGCCTGCCCCTCTCTTATAGCAGCATAACTTATTGATTATTAATTAATCTACCTTCATCAATGCGTAAAAGTCCTAATACCTTCTAGCACGAGGATCGCAACCACTAGGTATTCTAGGTATTTAATCCCATTGATTCACTAAGCACCTCTACTTCAGTTTCAACCATTCCGATAATCTGGGCAATCTCTTTGGTACCTAATCCTCTGCGGTGTAGTTGTCTTACTACTACTTCAACCTTTTCCGCAGCCTCTGCG
This window encodes:
- the trpB gene encoding Tryptophan synthase beta chain 2; this encodes MSDTKILLEEKDIPTHWYNVVADMPNKPAPPLGPDGNPVSPDKMLAIFPMALLEQEMSSERWIPIPEAVRDVYRLWRPSPLFRAHRLEAALGTPAKIYYKNEGVSPAGSHKPNTAVPQAYYNQQAGIRRLATETGAGQWGSSIALAGRMFGLEVRVYMVKVSYEQKPFRRSMMHTWGAEVFSSPTNMTQAGRDVLAKDPNSPGSLGIAISEAVEDAASRTDTNYALGSVLNHVCHHQTVIGLEAKKQFDKVGDYPDMVFAACGGGSNFAGVAFPFLADKAAGEARAKNIRLVAVEPTSCPTLTKGVYTYDFGDASGYTPLMLMYTLGHDFVPPGIHAGGLRYHGDSQLVSQLLYEGLIEAVAVPQLATFEAGVTFAQAEGIIPAPESCHAIRACIDEALRCKATGEPKTLFFNLSGHGHFDMASYDRYFAGALEDYIYPEAAIHASLAHLPKIG